A window from Actinomycetes bacterium encodes these proteins:
- the rplN gene encoding 50S ribosomal protein L14: protein MIQQESRLRVADNSGAREVLVIKVLGGSRRRYASIGDVVVATVKDALPGAAVKKGEVVRCVVVRTKKEKRRPDGSYIRFDENAAVLINEQRQPRGTRIFGPVGRELRDQKFMRIVSLAPEVI, encoded by the coding sequence ATGATCCAGCAGGAGAGCCGCCTCCGGGTGGCTGACAACTCCGGTGCGCGCGAGGTGCTCGTGATCAAGGTGCTCGGTGGCAGCCGCCGCCGCTACGCCTCGATCGGCGACGTCGTCGTGGCCACCGTGAAGGACGCCCTTCCGGGCGCCGCGGTGAAGAAGGGCGAAGTCGTCCGCTGCGTCGTGGTGCGAACCAAGAAGGAAAAGCGCCGTCCCGACGGCAGCTACATCCGCTTCGACGAGAACGCGGCAGTGCTCATCAACGAGCAGCGCCAGCCGCGTGGCACCCGCATCTTCGGCCCGGTCGGGCGCGAGCTGCGGGACCAGAAGTTCATGCGCATCGTGTCGCTCGCCCCGGAGGTGATCTGA
- the rplX gene encoding 50S ribosomal protein L24, protein MRIRKGDKVVVLKGKDRGKEGEVITAMPDTNKVIVEGVNVAKRHQKPTRSMQQGGIIDKAMPIDASNVALVEDGKPTRTGTRVADDGSKTRVSRRTGGEL, encoded by the coding sequence ATGAGGATCCGCAAGGGAGACAAGGTGGTCGTGCTGAAGGGCAAGGACCGCGGCAAGGAGGGTGAGGTCATCACGGCCATGCCCGACACCAACAAGGTCATCGTCGAGGGTGTCAACGTCGCCAAGCGCCACCAGAAGCCGACCCGCTCGATGCAGCAGGGCGGAATCATCGACAAGGCGATGCCGATCGATGCGTCCAACGTGGCGCTCGTCGAGGATGGCAAGCCGACCCGCACAGGGACCCGGGTGGCCGACGACGGCTCCAAGACCAGGGTCTCGCGCCGTACAGGAGGTGAGCTGTGA
- the rplE gene encoding 50S ribosomal protein L5, producing the protein MSTTTTPRLKTRYNDEIRDQLRSALGCNPMEVPRLEKIVLNVGAGAAVDNKGLIDKIITDMTAISGQKPVVTRAKKSIAGFKLREGNPIGVKVTLRSNQMWEFFDRLVTLAIPRVRDFRGLSPRSFDGRGNYTFGVTEQLIFPEIDYDKIDATRGMDITIVTTARNDAEGRALLDAFGFPFRNEGN; encoded by the coding sequence GTGAGTACCACTACGACGCCGCGGCTCAAGACCCGATACAACGACGAGATCCGCGACCAGCTTCGCTCCGCGCTCGGGTGCAACCCGATGGAGGTACCGAGGTTGGAGAAGATCGTGCTCAACGTGGGCGCCGGAGCTGCGGTCGACAACAAGGGCTTGATCGACAAGATCATCACCGACATGACCGCCATCTCCGGCCAGAAGCCGGTGGTGACTCGGGCGAAGAAGTCGATTGCCGGCTTCAAGCTCCGCGAGGGCAACCCCATCGGGGTGAAGGTCACCCTTCGCTCCAACCAGATGTGGGAGTTCTTCGACCGGCTGGTCACCCTGGCGATTCCCCGGGTGCGCGACTTCCGCGGGCTCAGCCCGCGGTCGTTCGACGGCCGGGGCAACTACACCTTCGGGGTTACCGAACAATTGATCTTCCCCGAGATCGACTACGACAAGATCGATGCCACCCGAGGGATGGACATCACGATCGTGACAACCGCACGCAACGACGCCGAGGGCAGGGCTTTGCTTGATGCCTTCGGCTTCCCTTTCCGGAACGAGGGGAACTGA
- a CDS encoding type Z 30S ribosomal protein S14, with amino-acid sequence MAKTGLKNKQQRTPKFKVRGYTRCKRCGRPRSVYRKFGLCRVCLRELAHAGEIPGVTKASW; translated from the coding sequence ATGGCGAAGACAGGCCTCAAGAACAAGCAGCAGCGCACACCGAAGTTCAAGGTGCGCGGCTACACCAGGTGCAAGCGCTGTGGGCGCCCACGCTCGGTCTACCGCAAGTTCGGACTCTGCCGTGTGTGCCTACGGGAACTCGCCCATGCCGGCGAGATCCCGGGTGTCACCAAGGCGAGCTGGTGA
- the rpsH gene encoding 30S ribosomal protein S8, with amino-acid sequence MAMTDPIADMLTRTRNANVAMHDEVRMPSSKQKEALAQVLKKEGYIVDFNVFDNPDSPGRLLNIDMKYSPERRRVISGLKRVSKPGLRVYKKHSEVERVLGGLGVAVLSTSKGLMTDREARRQRVGGEVLCHVW; translated from the coding sequence ATGGCAATGACAGATCCGATCGCCGACATGCTGACCCGCACCCGCAACGCGAATGTGGCGATGCACGATGAGGTGCGCATGCCCTCCTCGAAGCAGAAGGAAGCGCTTGCCCAGGTGCTGAAGAAGGAGGGGTACATCGTGGACTTCAACGTCTTCGACAACCCCGACAGCCCGGGCAGGCTCCTCAACATCGACATGAAGTACTCGCCTGAGCGTCGCCGGGTCATCTCCGGGCTCAAGCGCGTGTCCAAGCCGGGCCTGCGGGTCTACAAGAAGCACTCCGAGGTCGAACGCGTCCTCGGTGGCCTCGGCGTCGCCGTCCTGTCCACCTCCAAGGGTCTCATGACCGACCGCGAGGCTCGCCGCCAGCGCGTCGGCGGTGAGGTCCTGTGTCACGTGTGGTGA
- the rplF gene encoding 50S ribosomal protein L6: MSRIGKAPVSVPSGVDVSISAGSVTVKGPKGELSQPLPEEVSLRQDGDEIIVERVDDERESRARHGLTRALVANMVTGVTEGYVKNLEIVGVGYRATAKGDKALELALGFSHPVKVEAPEGITFNVPEPTQIEVHGIDKQLVGQVAANIRRWREPEPYKGKGVRYAGEHVRRKAGKAG; this comes from the coding sequence ATGTCACGCATCGGAAAAGCCCCCGTGTCCGTTCCCAGTGGAGTCGACGTGTCGATCTCCGCCGGGTCCGTCACGGTCAAGGGTCCCAAGGGCGAGCTGTCGCAGCCGCTTCCCGAAGAGGTCTCGCTACGCCAGGACGGCGACGAGATCATCGTGGAGCGCGTCGACGACGAGCGCGAGTCACGTGCGAGGCACGGCCTCACCCGTGCGCTCGTGGCCAACATGGTCACCGGTGTCACCGAGGGCTATGTGAAGAACCTCGAGATCGTCGGCGTCGGCTACCGCGCCACCGCAAAGGGCGACAAGGCACTCGAGTTGGCGCTCGGCTTCTCGCACCCCGTGAAGGTCGAGGCACCCGAGGGCATCACCTTCAACGTGCCCGAACCCACCCAGATCGAAGTCCACGGCATCGACAAGCAGCTCGTGGGCCAGGTTGCAGCCAACATCCGTCGCTGGCGCGAGCCGGAGCCCTACAAGGGCAAGGGTGTGCGTTACGCCGGCGAGCACGTACGCCGCAAGGCCGGCAAGGCAGGTTGA
- the rplR gene encoding 50S ribosomal protein L18, with protein MSDKSKKKRDLRKRRHQRVRHNVVGTTGRPRLAVFRSNRHIIAQVIDDGAGATLVAASSLESDLRSAGNGTETAAKVGTLVAERAKDAGVSTVVFDRGGNRYHGRIAALADAAREAGLEF; from the coding sequence ATGAGCGACAAGTCGAAGAAGAAGCGAGATCTGCGCAAGCGCCGTCACCAGAGGGTGCGCCACAACGTGGTCGGCACCACAGGTCGTCCGCGGTTGGCGGTGTTCCGCTCCAACCGCCACATCATCGCCCAGGTGATCGACGACGGCGCGGGCGCAACGCTGGTGGCCGCGAGCTCACTCGAATCCGACCTGCGCAGCGCAGGCAACGGGACCGAAACCGCCGCCAAGGTCGGCACGCTCGTGGCCGAGCGGGCCAAGGACGCCGGTGTGAGCACCGTCGTGTTTGACCGCGGGGGCAACCGCTACCACGGGCGCATCGCTGCGCTGGCAGACGCTGCCCGCGAAGCAGGACTGGAGTTCTGA
- the rpsE gene encoding 30S ribosomal protein S5: MANNRNDDLQLRESRVININRVAKVVKGGRRFSFTALVVIGDGNGRVGLGYGKAKEVPLAIQKGTEEAKRNMFSVPLAGGTIVHPIVGECGAGRVMLKPAAPGTGVIAGGAARAILEEAGISDVLCKSMGSANYINVAKATVNGLQELKRPEEIAALRGLPVDEIIPAGLLKAYQQTQRGGSEPAEETEED, from the coding sequence ATGGCCAACAATCGCAACGACGACCTTCAGCTGCGCGAGTCGCGGGTCATCAACATCAACCGTGTCGCCAAGGTGGTGAAGGGTGGCCGCAGGTTCTCCTTCACGGCCCTGGTCGTGATCGGCGACGGCAACGGCCGGGTCGGTCTCGGCTACGGCAAGGCCAAGGAGGTGCCCCTCGCGATCCAGAAGGGCACCGAGGAGGCCAAGCGCAACATGTTCTCCGTGCCGCTCGCCGGTGGCACGATCGTGCATCCCATCGTGGGTGAGTGCGGCGCCGGTCGCGTCATGCTCAAGCCCGCGGCACCCGGTACCGGTGTGATCGCCGGTGGCGCTGCGCGAGCCATCCTCGAAGAGGCCGGCATCTCCGACGTGCTCTGCAAGTCGATGGGCTCGGCCAACTACATCAACGTTGCCAAGGCGACGGTGAACGGCCTGCAGGAGCTGAAGCGCCCCGAGGAGATCGCGGCGCTGCGCGGCCTGCCGGTCGACGAGATCATTCCTGCCGGCCTGCTCAAGGCCTACCAGCAGACCCAGCGCGGCGGGTCCGAGCCCGCCGAGGAGACCGAGGAGGACTGA
- the rpmD gene encoding 50S ribosomal protein L30 — MAQIKVTQVRSAIGIKPPQRGTLRALGLGRIGKSHVLPDTPDVRGQISRVPHLITVEEVD; from the coding sequence ATGGCACAGATCAAGGTCACCCAGGTCCGCTCCGCCATCGGCATCAAGCCGCCCCAGCGCGGCACGCTGCGGGCCCTCGGGCTCGGCCGCATCGGCAAGAGCCACGTGCTGCCTGACACCCCCGACGTGCGCGGCCAGATTTCCCGGGTCCCGCACCTCATCACCGTCGAAGAGGTCGACTGA
- the rplO gene encoding 50S ribosomal protein L15 has product MKIHDLKPAEGSRKRAKRVGRGISGKGGKTAGRGMKGQRARGTVPVGFEGGQLPLYMRVPKLRGFNNPFRVEYQAINLDTIEESGLDEVTPETLLAKGLVSKGNLVKVLGRGELKRGVTVKVHAASKSAEAAITAAGGSFESIPLPFEVRPAFKGSAHTNR; this is encoded by the coding sequence ATGAAGATCCATGACCTGAAGCCCGCTGAGGGTTCCCGCAAGCGCGCCAAGCGCGTCGGCCGCGGCATCTCCGGAAAGGGAGGCAAGACCGCAGGCCGCGGGATGAAGGGCCAGCGGGCCCGTGGCACCGTGCCTGTGGGCTTCGAGGGCGGCCAGCTGCCGCTGTACATGCGGGTACCGAAGCTGCGCGGGTTCAACAACCCGTTCCGCGTCGAGTACCAGGCGATCAACCTCGACACGATCGAGGAATCGGGCCTCGACGAGGTCACTCCCGAGACGCTGCTCGCCAAGGGCCTCGTCTCCAAGGGCAACCTCGTGAAGGTGCTGGGCCGTGGCGAGCTGAAGCGTGGCGTTACCGTCAAGGTGCACGCGGCGTCCAAGTCGGCCGAGGCCGCGATCACAGCTGCCGGCGGATCCTTCGAGTCGATCCCGCTGCCGTTCGAGGTTCGACCCGCATTCAAGGGAAGCGCCCACACCAACCGCTGA
- the secY gene encoding preprotein translocase subunit SecY: MIKVPDLRNKVLFTLAMLVLYRFGSFLPVPGVDQNAVRAIEDQAREGGVLAYLQLFSGRALTSFSLFALGIMPYITSSIIMQILTVVIPKLQEWQQQGAVGQRKITQWTRYLTIGISVLQATGFTFLFANGGGGLTGNNSINLVTVWSPQRVMLIVVSLTAGTALLMWMGELITNRGIGNGMSLIIMASVVSGMPSAFAAVYGAENGTAKMVVFLGFFVVMLGFIVFIEQGQRRIPVQFAKRVVGRKQYAGQSTYIPLKVNQAGVIPIIFASAVLNLPVLLSQVLPSEGWGASVSSWINDNLLNTVNPLYLTFLGLLIVGFAYFYTAISFDPVQQADNLRKQGGFIPGIRPGPQTETYLTKVLNRITLPGALFIALLAIFPTVLVSLLVGGGGANAAATSIGGVSLLIAVGVTLETMKQVDSQLMMRNYEGFLSKSQ, from the coding sequence ATCATCAAGGTTCCGGACCTGCGCAACAAGGTCCTGTTCACACTGGCAATGCTGGTGCTCTACAGGTTCGGCTCGTTCCTGCCGGTACCCGGAGTCGACCAGAACGCAGTGCGGGCGATCGAGGACCAGGCCCGCGAGGGCGGCGTGCTCGCCTACCTGCAGTTGTTCTCCGGCCGGGCGCTCACGAGCTTCTCGTTGTTCGCGCTCGGGATCATGCCCTACATCACCAGCTCGATCATCATGCAGATCCTGACCGTGGTGATCCCGAAGCTGCAGGAATGGCAGCAACAGGGTGCCGTCGGCCAGCGCAAGATCACCCAGTGGACCCGTTACCTGACCATCGGCATCTCTGTGCTGCAGGCCACGGGCTTCACGTTCCTGTTCGCCAATGGTGGCGGCGGGCTCACCGGCAACAACTCGATCAATCTCGTCACCGTGTGGAGCCCGCAGCGGGTGATGCTGATCGTTGTGTCACTCACCGCGGGCACGGCGCTGCTCATGTGGATGGGCGAGCTCATCACCAACCGGGGGATCGGCAACGGCATGTCGCTGATCATCATGGCCTCAGTCGTGTCCGGCATGCCATCCGCTTTCGCTGCCGTCTATGGCGCCGAAAACGGTACAGCGAAGATGGTGGTCTTCCTGGGCTTCTTCGTGGTCATGCTCGGCTTCATCGTGTTCATCGAGCAGGGCCAGCGACGGATACCCGTGCAGTTCGCGAAGCGCGTCGTGGGCCGCAAGCAGTACGCCGGCCAGTCCACCTACATCCCGCTCAAGGTCAACCAGGCCGGTGTGATCCCGATCATCTTCGCAAGCGCCGTGCTCAACCTGCCGGTGCTGTTGTCCCAGGTGCTTCCTTCCGAAGGCTGGGGCGCGAGCGTGTCCAGTTGGATCAACGACAACCTGCTCAACACAGTCAACCCGCTGTACCTGACCTTCCTCGGCTTGCTGATCGTGGGCTTCGCCTACTTCTACACGGCGATCTCGTTCGACCCGGTCCAACAGGCCGACAACCTGCGCAAGCAGGGTGGCTTCATCCCCGGGATCCGCCCCGGCCCCCAGACCGAGACATACCTCACCAAGGTGCTCAACCGCATCACGCTTCCGGGCGCGCTGTTCATCGCATTGCTGGCCATCTTCCCGACCGTTCTGGTGTCATTGCTCGTGGGCGGCGGCGGTGCCAATGCGGCCGCCACCTCAATCGGTGGTGTTTCGTTGTTGATCGCAGTGGGTGTGACCCTCGAGACCATGAAGCAGGTGGACAGCCAGCTCATGATGCGCAACTACGAGGGATTCCTCTCCAAGAGCCAGTGA
- a CDS encoding adenylate kinase, with protein sequence MRLIVFGRQGAGKGTQATRLAERHGIPHISTGDMLRAAVKDGTEFGLKAKEYMDAGQLLPDDVMLGLVSERLGEPDAQPGWLLDGFPRTAQQAEDLQGLVAEGGITAAINLEVPESVVVERISSRRVCTNCGTIYSATDESGSTGKCEKCGGQVVQRDDDTEEAVRKRLATYNEQTAPLLAWFEAEGLLETVDGVGDPDDIATVVAGVVDERIA encoded by the coding sequence GTGCGGCTGATCGTCTTCGGACGCCAGGGCGCGGGCAAGGGAACCCAGGCGACCCGGCTGGCCGAGCGCCACGGGATCCCCCACATCTCCACCGGCGACATGCTCCGTGCGGCCGTCAAGGACGGCACCGAGTTCGGCCTCAAGGCCAAGGAGTACATGGACGCCGGCCAGTTGTTGCCGGACGACGTGATGCTCGGCCTGGTGTCGGAGCGACTCGGTGAGCCCGATGCCCAACCAGGTTGGCTACTCGACGGCTTCCCGCGCACCGCCCAGCAGGCCGAGGACCTCCAGGGTCTAGTGGCCGAAGGTGGCATCACCGCCGCGATCAACCTCGAGGTGCCTGAGTCCGTTGTGGTGGAGCGCATCTCCTCCAGGCGGGTGTGCACCAACTGCGGCACGATCTACTCCGCCACCGACGAGTCGGGTTCCACCGGCAAGTGTGAGAAGTGCGGGGGCCAGGTCGTGCAGCGCGACGACGACACCGAGGAGGCCGTACGCAAGCGCCTGGCCACCTACAACGAGCAGACCGCACCGTTGCTGGCCTGGTTCGAGGCCGAGGGCCTGCTCGAGACGGTCGACGGGGTGGGCGACCCCGACGACATCGCGACTGTGGTCGCCGGCGTGGTCGACGAACGCATTGCCTGA
- the infA gene encoding translation initiation factor IF-1 gives MSEAPARGPTGGIVLPKPKEDAIVLEGTVTESLPNAMFRVELENGHEVLAHISGKMRMHYIRILPGDKVQVELTPYDLSRGRITYRYK, from the coding sequence ATGTCCGAAGCCCCTGCACGGGGCCCGACAGGAGGAATTGTTCTGCCCAAGCCCAAGGAAGACGCCATCGTCCTCGAAGGAACGGTGACCGAGTCGCTCCCGAACGCCATGTTCAGGGTCGAACTCGAAAACGGCCACGAGGTCCTGGCGCACATCTCCGGAAAGATGCGCATGCACTACATCCGCATCCTGCCCGGAGACAAGGTGCAGGTGGAGCTGACCCCCTACGACCTCTCCCGGGGTCGGATCACGTACCGCTACAAGTGA
- the rpmJ gene encoding 50S ribosomal protein L36, giving the protein MKVRTSVKKMCDNCRVIRRNRRVMVICDNPRHKQRQG; this is encoded by the coding sequence ATGAAGGTCCGAACCAGCGTCAAGAAGATGTGTGACAACTGCAGGGTCATCCGGCGCAACCGCCGCGTCATGGTGATCTGCGACAACCCGCGCCACAAGCAGCGTCAGGGCTGA
- the rpsM gene encoding 30S ribosomal protein S13 gives MARIAGIDIPREKRLVVSLTYLYGIGNTKAAEICEATNIDPTTRVKDLTDAEIAELRSYIEDNFKIEGDLRREVNQNIKRKMEIGCYQGLRHRRGLPVRGQRTHTNARTRKGPKKTVAGKKKVRK, from the coding sequence ATGGCACGAATCGCCGGAATCGACATCCCGAGGGAAAAGAGGCTCGTCGTCTCTCTCACCTACCTATACGGGATCGGCAACACCAAGGCTGCGGAAATCTGCGAAGCCACCAACATCGACCCGACCACGCGTGTGAAGGACCTCACCGACGCCGAGATCGCCGAACTGCGCAGCTACATCGAGGACAACTTCAAGATCGAGGGTGACCTGCGCCGCGAGGTCAACCAGAACATCAAGCGCAAGATGGAGATCGGCTGCTACCAGGGCCTGCGTCACCGCCGCGGCCTGCCCGTGCGTGGCCAGCGCACCCACACCAACGCCCGTACCCGCAAGGGACCCAAGAAGACCGTCGCCGGAAAGAAGAAGGTCCGCAAGTAA
- the rpsK gene encoding 30S ribosomal protein S11 — protein MANPAAGGRRPRRKERRNVTHGVVHIKSSFNNTIVSITDQEGNVLSWASAGNAGFKGSRKSTPFAAQLAAEQAARKAMEHGVRKVDVVVKGPGSGRETAIRSIQNAGIEVTGIKDVTPIPHNGCRPPKRRRQ, from the coding sequence ATGGCAAATCCAGCCGCAGGGGGCCGTCGTCCCCGTCGCAAGGAGCGCCGCAACGTCACCCATGGCGTGGTGCACATCAAGAGCTCCTTCAACAACACGATCGTCTCGATCACCGACCAGGAAGGCAACGTGCTGTCCTGGGCCTCTGCCGGCAATGCCGGATTCAAGGGCTCTCGCAAGAGCACGCCCTTCGCCGCCCAGCTGGCTGCCGAGCAGGCCGCCCGCAAGGCCATGGAGCACGGCGTGCGCAAGGTCGACGTCGTGGTCAAGGGCCCCGGTTCGGGCCGTGAGACCGCCATCCGCTCGATCCAGAACGCAGGCATCGAGGTGACCGGAATCAAGGACGTCACCCCGATCCCCCACAACGGTTGCCGCCCTCCGAAGCGGCGGAGGCAGTAG